From the genome of Anopheles funestus chromosome 2RL, idAnoFuneDA-416_04, whole genome shotgun sequence:
CGCAACAAAAAGGTGCTAATAAACAGATAGTTCATAATTATCTCCTACAATGGCTATGTACACCCTCAAAGAAAGAACCCATTTATTATTTGTGAAGCTATAACGTCTGTGCCGGAGCCATTTTATCGACGTGATGTAGGAGTCTTCGGTCGGACGTTGAAGCCGTAACCTGTTCGGCCAAACCGTCCAGCAGTGCGGGTATGACACGTTCACCGATCGATATCAACAGATCGGCTATTTTCTCCACACGCTGAATGTCGCTGATCACCGGAATTGCTGCTCGATTTTGCTCACCGGAAGAGGACACTTCTACTTCGATGCCATCTGCCACTGCGTCACGACTCAAACGATTCAACTAGTGGAAAGAATCACACACATAT
Proteins encoded in this window:
- the LOC125765191 gene encoding uncharacterized protein LOC125765191; translated protein: MAHPSLLVVVLTILVVSFNEAAGRSLNRLSRDAVADGIEVEVSSSGEQNRAAIPVISDIQRVEKIADLLISIGERVIPALLDGLAEQVTASTSDRRLLHHVDKMAPAQTL